The genomic window TCCTTTGGGGAAAGTCTTGCCATCTTTCTGAGTCTCGTTTTCTCCATCTGTTAAAACAGGGCAGTTTAAATAACCTACCAGAGTGCCTGTGAGATTTAAATGAGACCCTGAGTGCCAGTgcttatttattccattttatttatatgctgtctcaataaaaaaatgaaaagacaaaaaggaattgAGCTGAAAAGGATTGAAACTATGCGGGCAGCTGCAAGTGAAGGAGTCCAAGAAAATGCTGTCTGTGAGGTGCTGTTGACATGCTCTGGCTGACCACTGTGTGCTTCTGAGCCTCCTAGCAGCCTGAGTGATGAGGGAAACATGCCCAGATCCTTGATTCTCAGCAGCAACCCAGACTGAGGCCTTATTAAGGGGCCCTGTCCTGAAGGCTCCAGTGACTGAGAGGGGAGCTCCCAAGCACTGGTGAGTCCGTGCTCAGAAGGGCACAGCTGGCTATGAGTAACTAGATCCTGAAAGCCAGCCAAGGGGCAGCTGGGTCAATCTGACCTCAGCAGGTCCACGGAGGCCCTTTACGCCAAGCAGGCTGTTTCCTTGCCTCTCTGAGTTCCTCTTACCTTGCTTTGCTAAAGCCTTTGTTCATGCTGCCAGGGGATTTAGAGTCTGAATGGCAGCCCCAGGCCATGCCTGCCACATAGCTTACACCAGTTGTGTAACTTAGAGTGTCCCCCTCAGAGGCAGGTCCCAAGTACAGAAAAATAGCCCActaaggctaggcacagtggcccacacctgtaatcccagcactctgggaggccaaggcgggcagatcacctgaggtcaggagttcgagacgagcctgaccaacatggtgaaaccccacctctactaaagatacaaaattagccggtgtagtggtgcatgtctgtagtcccagctactcaggaggctaaggcgggagaattgcttgaggcagaggttgtggtgagctgagatcgcaccattgcactccagcctgggcaacaagagcaaaactccgtctcaaaaaaattaaaaaattaaaaaaaaaaagaaaagaaaaatagcccaCCAGAAGGATCCAGGCTGCCTTTCCAAGTCCTGAAACCCCAAGAGTAGGTTGCTCTGGAAGCTTCCGCCATGCTAACCCCGGCTGCAGTATTGCCTTGTGTCTGGTCCTGGCCACAGCACTCCTAGCCCCTTTTGCTCACCCAGCTGGTCCAGCCCAACTGGTCTCACTTTGCCAGACAAGGGCTGGAATCCAAAATGGAGAATGAAGTGCAGAAGACCCACTTCAAAATGTTATCAAGGAGCAGCCCCTCCTTCCAAACTCCAGTGGCGAacagccccagctctgccctgggACATTTAGCAGAGGTCAGGCCCCTACCCCAGATTGTTCTACCTGCCCGCAGTCAGCTGTGCCCACTCCGTGTGGACAGCTCCAGGGGGGCAGGCGTTTACTGGAGGAGGGATATCTGAGCTCGAATGGGGCAAACGCTGCCCTGATTGTCGGGATCAGCAGCTCCACTGCTTCTTACCAGCCTGCTCAGGACTCCTCGCAAGCTGAGGTCATGAGGGGCACCTGGTGCAGGAGCCCAGCTGCCCGGTTCACACTCCAGCTCTgttgtgactttgggcaggtccCTGAAGGCCCCTAGGTCCtggtttcctcctctataaaatgaaagAGTTGGAGGAGATGGTCCTTAAAATTTCTAGATCAATCGTGTTGTGATTCTGTGCCTTACGACCATGTGGCTTGTAGAAAATTAAACTGCGGGCATCCAGCCTTGAGCATTGAAGGGAACAAGAGCTTATTGAGCATGCTGCATGCCAGGAACTctgtgcccatttcacagatggagaaactaaggtTCAGAATGATTAGgagccttgtttttttttgtttgtttgtttgttgttttttgagacggagtctcactctgttgcccaggttggagtacagtggtgcgatctcggctcactgcaacccccacgtccctggttcaagcgattctcctgcctcagcctccctagtagctgggattacaggtgcccaccaccatgactagctaatttttgtatttttagtagtgacagggtttcacaatgttggccaggctggtctcaaactcctgacctctggtgatccacctgcctcagcttcccaaagtgctgggattacaggcgtgagccaccacgcctaaccCAAATTCCTATCTTTCCACCCTACCTTGCTGTCCTTAAAAAGTAGggaggctggccatggtggttcatgcctgtaatcccagcactttcagaagctgaggcgggcagatcacttgaggtcaggagttcaaggccagcctggccaacgtagtgaaaccacatctgcactaaaaatacaaaagttatcagggcatggtggcacacgcctgtaattccagctacttgggaggctgaggcaagagaattgcttgaacctggtagatggaagttgcagcgagccaggatctagccactgcacttcagcctgggtgacagagtgagaccctgtctcaaaaaaaaagtgagggggAGAGCATGACCCAGAGAAAGaatcaaaaataaagagaagccaCAGATGGGAACATTTTAAGAATATCTAGGTGGGACAGTGCCAGATGCCAAAGGCAAGGTTTCTGTCTCAGCCTTTTCTGTGACTCAGTGGGTTCCCCCCGGACAGGTCACTGGTCTCACTTGGCCCCACCCAGCATCTTCACTGGTCAAATGGATGTAAACTCCTGGCTCGCCTGCCCACCTGCCTAGACTCAAGGGTGAAATGAGCTGGATGGCTACGGTCGGAGGTGCTCTGTGGCTGCACGGCTCATTCATAAAACGAGGGATCCAAATCCAGCATGGGGTTTGGCTGATGGTGACATTCTGATGTCCGTTTCCtagttgtgacaaatgtaccatggtGGTATAAACTGGGAGCAACAGGGTGAAGTGTGTGAGGAAGCCTCTGTGCTGTCTTTGCACCTTTTCTGATAATctacaaatattctaaaattaaaagtttatttaggccaggcatggtggctcatgcctgtaatctcagcactttgggaggtcgaggtgggcggatcacctgaggtcaggagttcgagacctgcctagccaacatggcgaaaccccatctctactacaaatacaaaaattagctgggtgtggtggtgtgtgcctgtaatcccagctacttgggaggctgaggtgagaattccttgaacctgggaggcaggggctgcagtgagcagagatcgcaccactgcacttcagcctgggcgacagagcaagactctgtcttaaaaacaaacaaacaaacaaaaacacacaaaaaaaatttaaattggaGAATGAGAATATACAAGCATCTCCATTCCACAGCCATAAACTGATTGATAAATTAAACTGTATAAATGAATAGCAAATGGTTACATCATGAGTCATGAATACAGAGTgatttattcacaatagccatgtAATATGTGGGATTTAAAAGGAACTGGTACATTTATTTCTACTGATACCAAAATCTTTTAAATCTATCATTGATTGAGGAAAACAACTTGGTTAGACTTAGTGTCCAATATGGtagtatttatgaaaaatattaaatcaagaATAGAAAAATTGCATATAAAGCCAGAGATAgacctcaaatttttttttttttttttttagatggagtcttgctcttgtcacccaggttctggagtgcaatggcgtgatcatggctcactgcaacttccgccccctgggttcaagtaattctcctgcctcagccggtatagctgggattataggcatgcgccactacactcagctaacttttgtatttttagtagagacagggtttcaccatgttggccaggctggtctcgaactcctgaccttgtgatctgcccacctcggcctcccaaagtgctgggattataggcgtgagccactgcactggccgaCCTCAAATTTTTATGCCTGGAGATTAGTAAAGGGCATGGAATAATGAAGgggaacttttattttattttgtttttgagatagggtctcagtctgttgtccaggctggggcgcagtggtgcaatcatggctcactgcagcctcaacctcgaggtctcaagtgatcctcccacctcagcctcctaagtagctgggaccacaagcacatggcaccacacctggctaatttttaaattttctgtagagatggggtctcactatgttgtccaagctggtctcaaactcctgggctcaagtgatcctcctgcctcagcctctgaaggtgttgggattacaggcgtgagccaccacgcctggcctaattttattcattaaatatgttAGAATTAAGTGTTTTCCCTTGAGACCTGTGAGttttttcagtgaaaaaatattcaaaaggtTTGTCAGTATGTCCATAAAAAAGAAGATAGGAGGGGAGGGACAGGACCCAGGAGGGCAGCCTACAGCCTGCTCTCCCCGTTCTGTCCTGGGGCGGAGTCTGTACTGCGAGTTGAGCTTTTCCCAAGGCGCATGTTACTCCTGGAGCCAAGCCTAGCAGTGCAGCCGCACAGTCAGGGTGGGGTGGGCCAGGCGGAGAAGCAGGCTGCAGAGGGGGCAGGGTGGTGGCCTGGGGATCTCAGGGAAGGGCTATGGGAGCACGGCGGTGTCCTCAGTGCTGGGGCTTTCAGGGGCCTTGGTACCGCGAGTTGACTCTTGGGGGCAGGAGGTCACTCCATGCAGGGGCAGCAGGTGCTGGCCACCACATTGTCCAGCAAGGTGGCAGCAGAGGCCTCCTAGGTCCCCTTCCTAGGAAAGGAGCCTGGGCTGCCCTGATGagtctcctgtctctctctctcccgcaGGATGAAGATGAGACGCTACAAGCTCTTTCTCATGTTCTGTATGGCCGGCCTGTGCCTCATCTCCTTCCTGCACTTCTTCAAGACCCTGTCCTATGTCACCTTCCCCCGAGAACTGGCCTCCCTCAGCCCTAACCTGGTGTCCAGCTTTTTCTGGAACAATGCCCCGGTCACGCCCCAGGCCAGCCCCGAGCCAGGAGGCCCTGACCTGCTGCGTACCCCACTCTACTCCCACTCGCCCCTGCTGCAGCCGCTGCCGCCCAGCAAGGCGGCCGAGGAGCTCCACCGGGTGGACTTGGTGCTGCCCGAGGACACCACCGAGTATTTCGTGCGCACCAAGGCCGGCGGCGTCTGCTTCAAACCCGGCACCAAGATGCTGGAGAGGCCGCCCCCGGGACGGCCGGAGGAGAAGCCTGAGGGGGCCAACGGCTCCTCGGCCCGGCGGCCACCCCGGTACCTCCTGAGCGCCCGGGAGCGCACGGGGGGCCGAGGCGCCCGGCGCAAGTGGGTGGAGTGCGTGTGCCTGCCCGGCTGGCACGGACCCAGCTGCGGCGTGCCCACTGTGGTGCAGTACTCCAACCTGCCCACCAAGGAGCGGCTGGTGCCCAGGGAGGTGCCGCGCCGCGTCATCAACGCCATCAACGTCAACCACGAGTTCGACCTGCTGGACGTGCGCTTCCACGAGCTGGGCGACGTGGTGGACGCCTTTGTGGTGTGCGAGTCCAACTTCACGGCTTATGGGGAGCCGCGGCCGCTCAAGTTCCGGGAGATGCTGACCAATGGCACCTTCGAGTACATCCGCCACAAGGTGCTCTATGTCTTCCTGGACCACTTCCCGCCCGGCGGCCGGCAGGACGGCTGGATCGCCGACGACTACCTGCGCACCTTCCTCACCCAGGACGGCGTCTCGCGGCTGCGCAACCTGCGGCCCGACGACGTCTTCATCATTGACGATGCGGACGAGATCCCGGCCCGTGACGGCGTCCTTTTCCTCAAGCTCTACGATGGCTGGACCGAGCCCTTCGCCTTCCACATGCGCAAGTCGCTCTACGGCTTCTTCTGGAAGCAGCCGGGCACCCTGGAGGTGGTGTCAGGCTGCACGGTGGACATGCTGCAGGCAGTGTATGGGCTGGACGGCATCCGCCTGCGCCGCCGCCAGTACTACACCATGCCCAACTTCAGACAGTATGAGAACCGCACCGGCCACATCCTGGTGCAGTGGTCGCTGGGCAGCCCCCTGCACTTCGCCGGCTGGCACTGCTCCTGGTGCTTCACGCCCGAGGGCATCTACTTCAAGCTCGTGTCCGCCCAGAATGGCGACTTCCCACGCTGGGGTGACTACGAGGACAAGCGGGACCTGAACTACATCCGCGGCCTGATCCGCACCGGGGGCTGGTTCGACGGCACGCAGCAGGAGTACCCGCCTGCAGACCCCAGCGAGCACATGTATGCGCCCAAGTACCTGCTGAAGAACTACGACCGGTTCCACTACCTGCTGGACAACCCCTACCAGGAGCCCAGGAGCACGGCGGCGGGCGGGTGGCGCCACAGGGGTCCCGAGGGAAGGCCGCCCGCCCGGGGCAAACTGGACGAGGCGGAAGTCTAGAGCTGCATGATCTGATAGGGTTTGTGACAGGGCGGGGGTGGCGGCGGCCCCTAGCGCTATCTCCCTGCCTCCTGCCGGCTCCTTGGTTCTTGAGGGGACCAGgagtgggtggggagtgggggtgggggtagggttTCCCTACTGAAGCCCTTGTGAATCAAGGGTCAGGCCTTTGAGCTCAGAAAATATCCCTCCTGTTGGGAGAGGGCGCAGGCCGTGACGTCTGGGTGGCCCTTATGACTGCCAAGACTGCTGTGGCCAGGAGGTGCCACTGGAGTGTGCGTGGTGGTCCCTGGGTAGCGGGGGAGGGTAGGCAGGATTGGGGAAGAGAGCCTGCAGGATCTCACCAGGCAGCCTCTGGGGGGTGGCCAGGCCGGGAAAAAGCCCACCATTTGGCATCCCTGGGCCTTGGGCTCCGTGTGGGAGACCGGCCTGCCAGGAGGACCCAGGGCTCTGTAAGTAGATGCATTTGGGTCCAGGAGGAAGCGTGGACACCTCGTAGGGAAGAGATGAAAAAGCCACATCCTACCAAGAGGAGGTGCTGAGGGATGCTTTGCAGTGTAGTCAGAAGTGCTGGGCCAGATGGAGACAGAACTCCACCCCCTGCCGCAAAGGACAGGACCTGGCTGCCCTGGGATGCTGGTGCCTGAGTCTGTCTCTGTGCACCCCTCAGGCTGTCGTGAGCCAACACAGGGGCCTGGAGAACCCTGAGGAGCTTTCCTTTTGGTTCTAAACCCGGCGTTGACGTTCCTTCTCCCTTTCACATTGCTGTCTTGTGGACTGTGCACTCAGTCCTTGCAAGGCCAAGAGTCCAGTTGTAGGTGTGGCCTtgagggggaagtggggaggagaaGACTGACATGAGTCCTCTGCACGGATCCGTCTCTCCCTCCCCATCACCCCTTCCTTCTGACACCCAGTCCCAGCTGTCCACTGTCCCAGGTGCAGTCACTGTTGTGCCCTTCCTTGGGGCAGGCTGGCTGGGGGCCAGAAAGGGGCCATGAGGCTGTCTTGGGCCCAAAAAGGGACAATAAGGCCAGTTGTATGCTTCCTGTTCCTCATAGCTTGCCTTGGTGGGGATGTCTTTGTTGGAGTTGATTCTGAGCTGCTGTGATTAGGAGACCCTGAAATACAGTGGTTTAAGCAAGATGGAAGCTTGTTTCTAATTAGTCTAGATTGAGATGGCCCAGAGCTGGTAGGGCAGCTCTGCGTTTCTTCATACGCACCTTCCAATTCTGGGTACACAG from Homo sapiens chromosome 22, GRCh38.p14 Primary Assembly includes these protein-coding regions:
- the MGAT3 gene encoding beta-1,4-mannosyl-glycoprotein 4-beta-N-acetylglucosaminyltransferase; amino-acid sequence: MKMRRYKLFLMFCMAGLCLISFLHFFKTLSYVTFPRELASLSPNLVSSFFWNNAPVTPQASPEPGGPDLLRTPLYSHSPLLQPLPPSKAAEELHRVDLVLPEDTTEYFVRTKAGGVCFKPGTKMLERPPPGRPEEKPEGANGSSARRPPRYLLSARERTGGRGARRKWVECVCLPGWHGPSCGVPTVVQYSNLPTKERLVPREVPRRVINAINVNHEFDLLDVRFHELGDVVDAFVVCESNFTAYGEPRPLKFREMLTNGTFEYIRHKVLYVFLDHFPPGGRQDGWIADDYLRTFLTQDGVSRLRNLRPDDVFIIDDADEIPARDGVLFLKLYDGWTEPFAFHMRKSLYGFFWKQPGTLEVVSGCTVDMLQAVYGLDGIRLRRRQYYTMPNFRQYENRTGHILVQWSLGSPLHFAGWHCSWCFTPEGIYFKLVSAQNGDFPRWGDYEDKRDLNYIRGLIRTGGWFDGTQQEYPPADPSEHMYAPKYLLKNYDRFHYLLDNPYQEPRSTAAGGWRHRGPEGRPPARGKLDEAEV